GCTGGAGGCCGGCGCGGTGACTGGGGCGCAGTGCGAGGTGGTCGAGCTGGACGGCATGGCGCCGGCCTCTTCGGGCCCGGGGTTCGCGGACGGCTGGGATGAGGGCGTGATGGCTGTGAGCGAGGCCCTGGTGGGCATCGCGGACCGGGACTGGTCGCGGCGTGGTGGTCGGTCGGGGCCGCTGAACTGGCCGTACATCTCGCGGATGTGAGGCAGCGTGAGCGGGCCGACCTGGTGCTGCTTGAGGAGTTCGTCCGGGGGACCGTGCTACCGCGCACGCACCCGAACACCACCGAGCGGCGCCGGGTGCTGGAGGCGCTGGGCGAGGCCGGCGGTCTGTGCACGGCACGGACGGTGGAGATGTCCAGCGGGGACGTCATCCTCTGCACGCGAGAGGCCGGGCACTACGACCCGGACGACCTGCCGGGGTGGAAGCGCGGCAGGTCGGACAAGACGCCCGGCAGCTGGCACCTCGCGGACGGGTCGATCTGGAGTGACGCCGGTGCGGCTTGCTATCCGCACGCGGCCGTCTGAACAACCACGGGAATTTAGGCATCGGGGAGGCAAGGAAATGTCAGTGATTCCGCTCAAGGAACACCAGGTAGACCAGAAGTCGAGTTTCCGGAAGTGGGTTGGATTTCCTGCAAGATCTTTTGTGCCTCCGGAGGGAGCGCGTGCCACGGGCGTGTCCGCGACCGGGTCGGGCAAGACGATCACGGCCGCTGCGAGCGCGCTGGACTATTTCCCCGAGAGTCGGATTCTGGTGATGGTGCCCACGCTGGACCTGATCGTGCAGAGCGCGCAGTCCTGGCGCCGGGTGGGACACCGCTCCCCCATGGTCGCGGTGTGCTCGGTGGACAACGACCCGGTGCTGAACGAGCTCGGCGTGCGCACCACCACCAACCCGATCCAGCTTGCCCTGTGGGCCGGCAAGGGGCCGGTCGTCGTGTTCGCCACGTACGCCTCCCTGGTGGACCGTGAGGACCCCACCGACCCCACGGGGCAGCGGAAGGTTCGCGGGCCGCTGGAGACGGCCCTGGCGGGCGGAGAAGGGCTGTACGGACAGTCGATGGCAGGGTTCGACCTCGCCGTCCTGGACGAAGGGCACATGACGGCCGGGGACATCGGCCGGCCCTGGGCAGCGATCCACGACAACAGCCGGATCCCCGTCGACTTCCGCTTCTACCTCACCGCGACCCCGCGCATCCTGGCCGCGCCGCGGCCCCAGCGCGGCCGGGACGGCCAGGAGCTGGTGATCGCCTCGATGGAAGCCGACTCCCGCACCTACGGCACCAGGATCTTCGACCTCGGACTGGCGGAAGCGGTGGAACGCTCGATCCTCGCAGGGTTCGAGCTCGACGTGCTGGAAATCCGCGACCCAGACCCAGTCTTGGGGCTGTCCGAGGACGCGCTGCGCGGGCGGCGCCTCGCGCTGCTGCAGGCCGCGTTGCTGGAGCACGCCGCAGCGAGGAACCTGCATACCGTCATGACTTTCCACCAGCGGGTTGAAGAAGCCCGGGGGTTCGCCGAGCAGATGCCGGCCACCGCCGCCGAGCTGCACACCGCCGAGGCCTCCGAGGCGGCCTTCGCTCATGCGGAGGAGCTGCCGGCGTCCTCCATCGACGCCGAGCTGTACGAGCTGGAGGAAGGCCGCCACGTCCCGCCGCAGAGGGTGTGGGCCGACTGGCTGTGCGGCGACCACCCCGTCGCCCACCGGCGCGAGGTGATCGGACAGTTCGCCAACGGCATCAACGCCACCGGCAAGCGGGTCCACCGCGCGTTCCTCGCCTCCGTGCGCGCCCTGGGCGTCGGGGTCGACATCACCGGGCTGCGCGGCGTGGAGGCGGTGTGCATCGTCGGCTCCCGCACCTCCCAGGTCGACATCGTCCAGAACATCGGCCGGGCACTGCGGCCAAATCCGGACGGCACCGTCAAGACCGCCCGGATCATCATCCCGATCTTCCTTCGGCCCGGCGAAGACCCCAAGGACATGGTGGCCTCCGCCAGCTATCAGCCGCTGGTCGACATCCTCCAAGGCCTGCGCTCACACTCGGAGCGCATGGTCGACCAGCTCGCCTCCCGCGCCCTCACCCGCGGCCAGGAGCGCCGGCGCCTCCATGTCCGGCCGGCTCCCGGCAGCGCGGGGACAGAGGGCGAAGAGGCGGAGGAGACCGAGAGCGAGGGGCAGCGGGAGGTGGACCGCGTCGATGCGGTGGTGGTCAACTTCGCCCAGCCCCGCGACGCCGCCGACATCGCCGCACTGACCCGATGCCGCGTCATCCGACCCCAGTCACTGGTCTGGCTCGAGGGCTACCAAGCCCTACGACGCTGGCGCGCCGAGCACGAGCTCACCGGACTCCACGCCGTCGCGTACGACGTCGAGACCGCGGCCGGCTCGACGGACGCTTTTCCGCTGGGACGGTGGGTGCACCAACAGCGCCGGGCGCTGCGGGCCGGCGAACTCGACCCCCACCGCAAAACCCTCCTCGACGAAGCCGGCATGGTCTGGGAACCCGGCGAAGAAGCCTGGGAGACCAAACTCGCCGCACTCCGCTCCTACCACCGAGCCACCGGACACCTCGCCCCCCGCCAAGACGCCGTCTGGGGCGAAGGCCAGGAGATGGTGCCCATCGGGCAGCACCTGGCCAACCTCCGCCGCAAAGGCGGCCTCGGCAAGAACCCGGAACGGGCCGCTGTGCGCGCGGAGCAGCTGACCGCGATCGACCCGGACTGGAACTGCCCGTGGCCGCTGGACTGGCAACGCCACTACCGGGTGCTCGCCGATCTCGTCGACGCCGACGGCCACCTGCCCCACATCGCACCGGGCGTCGTCTTCGACGGCGACGACCTCGGCACATGGCGGTGGCGCCAACAAGAGCCAGGCACCTGGGCGCAACTGACCACCGAACAACAGGAACGGCTCTCCCGGCTGGGCATCCAGCCCCTTGAGGCGCCGGCTGTAGCCCCGGCAGAGGAGCATGCGGCCAAGGGACAGGGCAAGGCGCGGCAGGCGTTCCAACGCGGCCTCACCGCCCTCGCGCAATGGATCGAGCGGGAAGGAGACCGGCCGGTGCCCCGCGGCCACAGCGAGACGATCGCGGTCGACGGCGGTGAGGCGGAGCCGGTGGTCGTAAA
This genomic stretch from Streptomyces nigrescens harbors:
- a CDS encoding DEAD/DEAH box helicase: MSVIPLKEHQVDQKSSFRKWVGFPARSFVPPEGARATGVSATGSGKTITAAASALDYFPESRILVMVPTLDLIVQSAQSWRRVGHRSPMVAVCSVDNDPVLNELGVRTTTNPIQLALWAGKGPVVVFATYASLVDREDPTDPTGQRKVRGPLETALAGGEGLYGQSMAGFDLAVLDEGHMTAGDIGRPWAAIHDNSRIPVDFRFYLTATPRILAAPRPQRGRDGQELVIASMEADSRTYGTRIFDLGLAEAVERSILAGFELDVLEIRDPDPVLGLSEDALRGRRLALLQAALLEHAAARNLHTVMTFHQRVEEARGFAEQMPATAAELHTAEASEAAFAHAEELPASSIDAELYELEEGRHVPPQRVWADWLCGDHPVAHRREVIGQFANGINATGKRVHRAFLASVRALGVGVDITGLRGVEAVCIVGSRTSQVDIVQNIGRALRPNPDGTVKTARIIIPIFLRPGEDPKDMVASASYQPLVDILQGLRSHSERMVDQLASRALTRGQERRRLHVRPAPGSAGTEGEEAEETESEGQREVDRVDAVVVNFAQPRDAADIAALTRCRVIRPQSLVWLEGYQALRRWRAEHELTGLHAVAYDVETAAGSTDAFPLGRWVHQQRRALRAGELDPHRKTLLDEAGMVWEPGEEAWETKLAALRSYHRATGHLAPRQDAVWGEGQEMVPIGQHLANLRRKGGLGKNPERAAVRAEQLTAIDPDWNCPWPLDWQRHYRVLADLVDADGHLPHIAPGVVFDGDDLGTWRWRQQEPGTWAQLTTEQQERLSRLGIQPLEAPAVAPAEEHAAKGQGKARQAFQRGLTALAQWIEREGDRPVPRGHSETIAVDGGEAEPVVVKLGVWVSNTKTRRDRLAPEQRAALRELGVEWA